A window of the Besnoitia besnoiti strain Bb-Ger1 chromosome VI, whole genome shotgun sequence genome harbors these coding sequences:
- a CDS encoding 3' exoribonuclease family, domain 1 domain-containing protein (encoded by transcript BESB_067090) encodes MLPLCRVNAEALVEALQRQNLRADGRGPEHFRRLRISFRRSNGHAEVSLGRTRCLAQVVASPFALLPTDRASDGELSFRVNLSPSIPPTCAELASQTGLAVTLAAAEGSARRNLRSSELEKELERMLRRLLKDSGVIDTEALCIQSGRWAWHVRVAVTVVEDDGNLRDACLLAALCGLMHFKKEAVTFEGDQAVLHSAADREPLPLCIHHLPLLVSFAFLPPVSSLLNRSSGGQVKEEDDDDSAASCASQKAGKAGDAEDELKFVVDPSAIEEATLPGKVSIAVGKQGELCGMFKVGGPVLRFSHLVQLTKIAAEKAKELLSVVQAAIKEDCERQQRLLRSNAQSRYEEPCVVLALPEKHTLPLPSTSLPDLSHLPAVPAPRSAAASPVRAGVRAASASVSFAPSCPVPTGDSVDRSGSSDSVASSSSPDSALGALPAAKARAAGEGGSSGGVKHSKWTDESRGLCN; translated from the exons ATGCTGCCGTTGTGCCGCGTAAATGCAGAGGCGCtggtggaggcgctgcagaggcaaaACCTCCGAGCGGACGGGCGGGGCCCTGAACACTTCCGGCGCTTGCGCATCTCTTTTCGGCGAAGCAATGGCCAC GCTGAGGTTTCTCTAGGACGCACGCGCTGTTTGGCGCAGGTCGTCGCCAGCCCGTTTGCGCTGCTGCCCACAGACCGCGCATCTGATGGCGAGCTCTCTTTTCGTGTGAATCTCTCTCCCTCGATCCCCCCGACCTGTGCGGAGCTCGCGAGTCAGACGGGGCTTGCCGTCACgctggctgctgctgaaggcagcgcgcggcgcaacCTGAGGAGTTCCGAGCTCGAGAAGGAGCTGGAGCGCAtgctgcgccggctgctcAAAGACAGCGGCGTCATCGACACAGAGGCCCTCTGCATCCAAAGTGGCCGCTGG GCTTGGCACGTGAGGGTGGCAGTCACGGTGGTGGAAGACGACGGGAATCTGCGAGACGCCTGTCTGTtggccgccctctgcgggcTCATGCACTTCAAAAAGGAG GCTGTCACGTTTGAGGGCGACCAGGCAGTCCTCCACAGTGCGGCAGATCgcgagccgctgcctctTTGCATTCACCACCTTCCGCTCTTGGTTTCGTTCGCCTTCCTGCCTCCAGTGAGCTCCCTCCTCaaccgcagcagcggcggccaggtgaaagaagaagacgacgacgacagtGCGGCGTCGTGTGCCTCACAGAAGGCAGGAAAGGCCggggacgcagaggacgagctCAAATTCGTCGTCGACCCTTCGGCgatcgaggaggcgacgcttcCCGGGAAG GTCTCGATCGCGGTGGGCAAGCAGGGAGAGCTCTGTGGCATGTTCAAGGTGGGCGGTCCCGTTCTGCGCTTCAGCCACCTCGTGCAGCTCACCAAA ATCGCGGCGGAAAAGGCAAAGGAGCTCTTGTCCGTTGTGCAGGCTGCGATCAAAGAAGACtgcgagcgccagcagcggctgctgcgctcgaACGCGCAAAGCCG GTACGAGGAGCCCTGTGTCGTGCTCGCGCTGCCAGAGAAGCATACACTGCCTCTCCCCTCTACTTCGCTGCCGGATCTTAGTCACCTTCCGGCAgtccctgcgccgcgctcggcggcggcgtctcctgtACGAGCGGGCGTTAgagccgcctctgcctcagtCTCATTCGCTCCCTCGTGCCCCGTCCCTACGGGTGATTCGGTCGATCGCTCCGGCTCGTCCGACTCTgttgcgtcgtcgtcgtcccccGACTCAGCTCTCGGAGCACTGCCGGCAGcaaaggcgcgagcggctggcGAAGGAGGGTCTTCGGGAGGAGTCAAGCACTCAAAGTGGACTGATGAAAGCCGAGGACTCTGCAACTGA
- a CDS encoding CHCH domain-containing protein (encoded by transcript BESB_067100), with product MARQRGGSGARRSSGSSGGFFSKPASSSSQPAPVQHAPPPAPSSGSGGGFMANMAANVASGMASGVGFGVAQRAVDAVLGARQMEVVHTNAPVAPVPVAPLAAAPVAAPSHAFGGCQQMQEELNQCIQRHSDLTLCQHHFDALKQCQLANGGSA from the exons ATGGCTCGACAGAGGGGTGGCAGTGGCGCCAGAAGGTCCtcgggcagcagcggcggcttct TCAGCAAGCCCgcatcctcgtcgtctcAGCCTGCCCCCGTCCAGCACGCACCTCCTCCTGCCCCGTctagcggcagcggcggaggcttcATGGCCAACATGGCCGCCAACGTTGCCAGCGGCATGGCCTCTG GTGTTGGATTCGGCGTGGCTCAGCGAGCTGTCGACGCGGtgctcggcgcccgccagaTGGAGGTTGTCCACACCAACGCGCCGGTCGCTCCCGTGCCCGTTGCCCccttggctgcggcgcccgttGCAGCTCCGTCTCACGCCTTCGGCGGATGCCAGCAGATGCAGGAGGAGCTGAACCAG TGCATCCAGCGTCACTCCGATTTGACCCTTTGCCAGCACCACTTCGACGCCCTGAAGCAGTGCCAGCTGGCTaacggcggcagcgcttAA
- a CDS encoding hypothetical protein (encoded by transcript BESB_067110) — MWRHSSSSVSIEIVPDGPPGTGAATPAAFPPVLQIDGGGDSSSSEGLSAIQSKPSLKARFSSGRAASLSPPQVPVSFRGTMSRQSSACVRPKLSAAESTSSRRLGEAHTPARAARSGTFQSGSNMAGEEVARDVPGDQDTHPIIRTALSTEAFAKRRQDAAPHRGRSTVSWGPVEEAPERSTNWKWRALSSSSGSDTPPDAKHDKQLTSVEIDEAGRKSFVGSPYSTKRDTPASARVDLARLDYSDVRELLPHNVHWVPRGSRLWALLCLVFVFRVICAVALLIAGAIAFSKIRQSTACKATFCFKDETVFSVGVGYGWAQNMLNALEWQLLIPVLVLAGTILVNSCLTFAVVWERTKETAIREERATVICGLISTFCLAGLVGPFFLVRKGFCEFGAFDWMYLLGDTAIAATRAGDEVCNQNGMVLFTIIIAVIAVCSEMSLFFRGYARLFEATLVLGYLKFAGGAALLFMAILISRDSMQYQNATRDIRNALLLKAVEERWGGVSAQSLLLASEPGVGVLNEAELPTVDALPTTIASQYSLFFDTSMAALYIMGFVDIGCGLYGCLAAYRRSPMLAGLNVLVNFVFVVVNAVAVGGMFFGSKSLQFTCNYKKYPVRQLPYDHYFSRLVCQSRAVYLTSWAVLVVLTLLFLVDFLVSAWGFIQAYCRKGPAEAAALQKNPEGKTD, encoded by the coding sequence ATGTGGAGGCATAGCTCTTCGTCGGTGAGCATTGAAATTGTCCCTGATGGTCCGCCAGGGAccggggcggcgacgccagctGCATTTCCTCCCGTTCTTCAGATCGACGGTGGTGGCGACTCCTCTTCGTCGGAAGGACTGTCCGCGATCCAGTCGAAACCGAGCTTGAAGGCGCGATTCTCTTCCGGAAGAGCGGCATCTCTTTCGCCGCCTCAGGTCCCTGTGAGTTTTCGCGGAACTATGTCGCGGCAATCTTCAGCATGTGTGCGGCCCAAGTTGTCTGCGGCAGAATCGACttccagccgccgcctcggggAAGCCCACACACCGGCGCGTGCAGCACGCAGCGGGACGTTTCAGTCCGGCTCGAATATGGCGGGGGAGGAAGTTGCCCGCGATGTTCCAGGTGATCAGGACACACATCCCATCATAAGGACTGCTTTATCTACAGAGGCGTTTGCCAAACGGCGTCAAGACGCCGCCCCTCACAGAGGGCGTTCAACGGTGTCCTGGGGCCCAGTCGAGGAAGCTCCGGAACGCTCGACGAACTGGAAGTGGCGGGCCCTGTCATCCTCCAGTGGTAGCGACACCCCGCCGGACGCCAAGCATGATAAGCAATTAACATCTGTTGAAATTGATGAAGCGGGGAGGAAATCCTTTGTGGGCTCGCCTTACAGTACCAAGCGCGACACGCCAGCAAGCGCACGTGTAGACTTAGCGCGGCTAGATTATAGCGATGTCCGTGAGCTCCTCCCCCATAATGTTCATTGGGTTCCTCGGGGATCACGGCTGTGGGCACTCCTTTGCTTGGTTTTCGTCTTTCGCGTTATCTGTGCCGTGGCACTATTGATTGCTGGAGCCATTGCGTTCAGCAAAATACGCCAGAGCACTGCCTGCAAGGCGACCTTCTGCTTCAAAGACGAGACTGTTTTTTCCGTCGGAGTCGGGTACGGATGGGCTCAGAATATGCTTAATGCGCTCGAGTGGCAGCTCCTCATTCCAGTGCTTGTTTTGGCTGGAACTATTCTTGTGAACAGCTGCCTTACGTTTGCAGTGGTATGGGAAAGGACGAAAGAAACTGCTatccgcgaggagagagcgacagtgATCTGTGGACTCATTAGTACCTTCTGTCTCGCGGGTCTCGTGGGGCCGTTCTTCCTTGTTCGGAAGGGCTTCTGCGAGTTCGGCGCCTTTGACTGGATGTATCTCCTTGGCGACACAGCCATCGCCGCCACACGCGCTGGCGATGAGGTTTGCAATCAAAACGGGATGGTTCTGTTTACGATAATTATTGCTGTGATTGCGGTGTGCTCCGAGATGTCCCTGTTTTTCCGGGGTTACGCGCGGCTTTTCGAGGCCACCCTTGTTCTGGGGTACCTGAAGTTCGCAGGCGGTGCTGCACTGCTCTTCATGGCTATTCTCATCAGTAGAGATTCCATGCAATACCAAAATGCCACTCGAGATATCAGGAATGCCTTACTTCTGAAAGCCGTCGAGGAGAGGTGGGGTGGCGTTTCTGCCCAATCGCTTCTGTTGGCCAGCGAGCCGGGTGTGGGTGTCCTCAATGAGGCTGAGCTTCCCACTGTGGATGCTCTGCCAACTACCATAGCTTCGCAGTATAGTCTATTCTTTGACACGAGCATGGCTGCTCTCTATATCATGGGCTTTGTGGATATTGGGTGTGGTCTCTACGGGTGCCTGGCCGCGTATAGACGCTCCCCCATGCTTGCGGGCCTCAACGTTCTTGTGAATTTTGTTTTCGTTGTGGTGAACGCTGTCGCGGTTGGCGGAATGTTCTTCGGGTCGAAGTCACTACAGTTCACGTGCAACTACAAAAAGTATCCCGTGCGACAGCTGCCGTACGACCACTACTTCTCACGCCTCGTGTGTCAGTCGCGCGCTGTCTACTTAACCTCTTGGGCCGTGCTGGTCGTCCTTACACTCCTGTTTTTGGTGGACTTCCTTGTGAGCGCTTGGGGATTCATTCAAGCGTACTGTCGTAAGGGgccggcggaagcggcggcacTTCAGAAAAACCCCGAAGGAAAAACCGATTGA
- a CDS encoding putative ribosomal RNA small subunit methyltransferase B (encoded by transcript BESB_067120), with protein sequence MNAFRLRHLEQALELYHKLPAVAPSSSSAAYPSLPLDLFVRHYFKCQKSISNADKLFITSHLYQIVKWKGLLDFLTPPPAAWSSRIRTYFISDRWKLHSTNERLPPHLRCSFPEPLFARLEAALGTVKAMQVCNILNEDPPTFLRVNANRISRERLYKFLLNKGVLVEKCVNSPFGLVLPQRQKLGDLPEFKSGFFEIQDEASQLVAFKLQVEPGQKVLDYCAGSGGKTLAFGPLLGNTGRLYLHDTREHMLLEAKKRLKRAGIQNYQLLFPHATHDKVFKRLRGQMDWVLCDVPCTATGTLRRNPELKWKYSDDKLFDLVALQREIFASALLYMNPDKGRIVYSTSSILDEENVQQVKFFCQQHGLVLTEPPFHALPQSKGMDGFFCAVLEKK encoded by the exons ATGAACGCCTTCCGCCTGCGGCATCTTGAGCAGGCTCTAGAACTCTACCATAAGCTGCCTGCGGTCGCTCCGTCatcttcgtctgctgcgtaCCCGTCGTTGCCTCTGGATCTCTTCGTTCGGCACTACTTCAAATGCCAAAAATCCATTAGCAACGCAGACAAGCTGTTCATTACCAGCCACCTTTACCAGATCGTCAAATGGAAAGGCCTTCTTGACTTCctgacgccgccgcctgccgcctggAGCAGCCGAATCAGGACGTATTTCATTTCAGACAG ATGGAAGCTCCACTCGACGAATGAACGACTGCCTCCACATCTTCGGTGCTCCTTCCCGGAGCCTCTGTTTGCACGTCTGGAGGCAGCACTCGGCACTGTCAAGGCGATGCAAGTCTGCAACATCTTGAACGAGGACCCTCCGACCTTTCTGCGCGTGAATGCAAACCGCATTTCGCGGGAACGACTTTATAAATTCCTTCTCAACAAAG GAGTCCTGGTGGAGAAGTGCGTGAACTCGCCGTTTGGCCTCGTCCTCCCTCAGCGACAGAAGCTCGGAGATCTTCCGGAGTTTAAGAGCGGCTTTTTCGAGATTCAAGACGAGGCATCGCAGTTGGTAGCCTTTAAGCTCCAA GTCGAGCCCGGCCAGAAGGTTTTAGACTATTGCGCAGGCAGTGGCGGAAAAACACTCGCATTCGGTCCTCTGCTCGGGAATACCGGTCGCTTGTATTTGCATGACACGCGGGAGCACATGTTGCTTGAGGCCAAGAAGCGCCTCAAGCGGGCAGGCATTCAGAACTACCAGTTGCTCTTTCCCCATGCTACTCATGATAAAGTGTTCAAGCGACTGCGAGGTCAAATGGACTGG GTTCTGTGCGACGTACCCTGCACTGCAACTGGCACACTTCGACGGAACCCCGAGTTGAAATGGAAATACTCCGATGACAAG CTCTTTGATTTGGTCGCCTTACAAAGAGAAATTTTTGCATCTGCTCTTCTTTACATGAACCCGGACAAGGGGCGTATCGTTTACAGCACCAGTAGCATACTCGACGAGGAAAACGTTCAGCAG GTCAAGTTTTTTTGCCAACAACATGGCTTAGTACTGACTGAGCCTCCATTTCATGCGCTACCGCAATCTAAGGGAATGGATGGATTTTTTTGTGCAGTGCTGGAAAAAAAGTGA